In one window of Lampris incognitus isolate fLamInc1 chromosome 3, fLamInc1.hap2, whole genome shotgun sequence DNA:
- the fstl3 gene encoding follistatin-related protein 3, with protein sequence MNFLISFFGVILTLWQIGKNPANAGMCWLQQSQDQRCDMVLMRGVTREECCAGDRLDTAWSNTSLPMNEVSLLGLLGIVSCKPCKESCEGVRCGPGKVCKMKTGRPQCVCSPDCSHISKRHAVCGSDGKSYRDECSLLMARCMGHPDLEVMYQGECKKSCSNVVCPGTHTCVTDQTNSAHCVMCRTTPCPIPVTTEQPICGNDNITYPSACHLRRATCFLGRSIGVRHYGNCNNPPRKTQNLEGSEENAV encoded by the exons ATGAActttttgatttctttttttggtgTAATTCTTACTCTATGGCAAATCGGGAAGAATCCTGCCAATG CCGGGATGTGCTGGCTGCAGCAGAGTCAGGATCAGAGGTGTGACATGGTGCTGATGAGAGGGGTGACCAGAGAGGAGTGCTGTGCCGGGGACCGACTGGACACAGCCTGGTCCAACACTAGCCTGCCCATGAACGAGGTCAGCCTGCTCGGCCTCCTGGGAATTGTCTCCTGCAAACCCTGCAAAG AGTCGTGTGAGGGAGTCAGATGTGGCCCGGGAAAGGTTTGCAAGATGAAGACCGGGaggcctcagtgtgtgtgctctcCAGACTGCTCCCACATCTCCAAGAGGCATGCGGTGTGTGGAAGTGATGGCAAGTCATACAGGGATGAGTGCAGTCTGCTGATGGCCCGCTGCATGGGACACCCTGACCTGGAGGTCATGTACCAGGGCGAGTGCAAAA AGTCGTGCTCCAATGTGGTGTGTCCCGGTACTCACACCTGTGTGACCGACCAGACCAACAGCGCTCACTGCGTGATGTGCCGCACAACACCCTGCCCGATACCCGTCACGACTGAGCAGCCCATCTGCGGCAACGACAACATCACTTACCCCAGCGCCTGCCATCTCCGCCGGGCAACCTGCTTCCTTGGTCGCTCCATAGGAGTCCGCCACTATGGCAACTGCAACA ATCCTCCCAGGAAAACTCAAAATTTGGAGGGCAGTGAGGAAAACGCAGTCTAA